caacattttctcgatctgtatagatgctactctgctgctaatcgtttaacagtagccgtcaacagaaatatcgcttctaaatggcttaTTTTCTTAcgctatctgctagcattaatgacagcgctttgtcagttgctataagagcaggtgaatacctttgtagctgcattaccgaaatcaatagctcatacacagctccggcaacaaaaatcaaatgtaaacattgcggttttgacgttccatacagataagctattaaaagaagcagtaaAAAGCCATTACGCAagccattacgctatattgttagtgctataacaacagcgaaaacgttttcattgtgaatgctacccaccgtaatatgggaagttgctaacaagcaactcagttacatacatgagctcttaaccgataagctttgttgctaattcagacagagctgttttaggactatatgaaagctacataaacgataaaagattaaatatattcatcacactgactagctgatagatatttggataatagtcgagttgaagtttaagggattatttgcggaggcttttcttttattcagcattggctgcttttattcaaatattatacagccaaaggctagaagttgaagcttttagcaccaaaattgttagttgggttttcaaaaaaatcttgaaggaaccACCTCAATAATTCgttgaggaattttcgaagtaatGCCGGAAAATGTTTGAAGCATAAAATTAGTTCACGCTGAACCCACGCTACCACACTGCCGCCGCCAATCACCCACCCGCTGCTGAAGTTTATCTCCACGCCACCGAAGATGAAATTTCAATCCGTGCATAGATCTAATTTCAATGgaaactcttccaggaattcctccgaaaaatcatcaaagaattcctacggaaatatGTTCAGAacatcctctagaaattcctccagaaaccgGGGAATATCCATACAGAAATACTCCAAGAATATCTCCatgaatttttccagaaattacacaggcaaattcctaaaagaatagcgaaaagaaagaaatttttaaaagaatagcaatttctgaatgatttttctgaaaaactgcgaaaaaaaaaactcctgaagaaatttcctgaggaattcaggGAGAGAGAAATTTCCGGTGAAATGTTTAAGCTCCTGAATCAATTTTCTtatgaattgctgaaaaaattaactatggaattcctacggaaatttccggaggaattgccagaGAAATTGTTTGGTGGATtcactgaaggaatttccggaacaattcttgATAGAATTTCTGGTGATATAACGGCGAAGTTCATGTAGGAATTCCTTGATGTATTtctaaagaaaaaaagaaatttcatCCGACAAaccatttgttttatttgagcAATTTGTCTCATTTCTCTGATTTGTCCAATTGgtcttttttcttctaatttctcTTATTGATTTATATTGCAAATCATTGGATAGAGTTACTGAGAAGCAAAAGTTTCAGTTGTATAACAGTTCAGTATTTAGACATTCGTTCAAATATGGGAAATAGTTATATTCCTATATAAGTGGAATTCAATTTTCCAATTTCGAGTTGTAGACATTTTAGCTCCAACAAGGCGCTCTACACGAGAGAGCTTCCCTTCGACCTTAAGAAATTGAAGGAATCATTCAGAATTAGTGGAGGAAGTTGCCTCGAAGATTTAGGAGGGGGATTCCCAAAAGAGTACCTAGAAGAACTACCCAAGGATTTTTTGATAGAGAACTCAAGGGCTTATCGGAGAAAACTCCGAATTGAATTAGTTATTATTTCAGAATTACTGTCAAAGTTGGCTTTTAACCTTTTTAAATGATTGATTGAAAATCCAGTTTAGAATGCTTACGCCAAATTGTGATCGAACCGACTACTTCAAAATTGTTATTGCTCTACTATTACCAGAACACTGGTCGCCGCCGGTACTCTTAGTTCCTATGTTCACCTTATCAATATTGAAGGAATTAAAAGCTATTTGATTTGCttcttattttgttttattgaaaTAAGGTGAACTAATTCGATACAGTGAGATGGACTGTGAAACGGTGAAACAGTAGGTATATTCACTACAGAAAAAACGTGTTTTTTGCACTTTAGTGTATATGCGAAATACAAAACCTGAAAACGTTAAAGAAgacaaaatgaaaaaataacctGGTATATATTTTTAGTACTTACTTTTTTACTAATGTTAAGTTTAAATTAGGAGTTATTATATTATCTTTCGGAAGTGTATACCGTTTTGGGAGAACTCTTTCAATGAAATTTAATAGAATGTGATAATTGTTTCTTGTCATATTTCGACCAAAATGTGGACAAATCTGTAAACTACCTGCAaggaaaattcaaattaatagcTATTCACCAGCGGCAGATCTATTCAAGCTCCATCAATAATCCCAGTCTCATACTACAGTTACCTATCTGTATTCCTGCCAGAGTATCAAATCTGCCTTTGGCAATCTTTTTTGCGCGACATGAGGCACTCCACCACCTACGTCGCTTTTTTGCTGCGGCCTCATGATCGTGGCAGGGACTAAAACTTCgttcaaaattgagaaaatgtatttAAGATATTATTTCCTCAATCTCATCACATACCTGTTTGATGACATTGTCCAAAAACAACACGAATGCGAATGAAAACAGAAAATGGTATAAGCTCCGCCTACTGT
The nucleotide sequence above comes from Armigeres subalbatus isolate Guangzhou_Male chromosome 3, GZ_Asu_2, whole genome shotgun sequence. Encoded proteins:
- the LOC134221327 gene encoding uncharacterized protein LOC134221327, yielding MSSNSFSPCHDHEAAAKKRRRWWSASCRAKKIAKGRFDTLAGIQIGSLQICPHFGRNMTRNNYHILLNFIERVLPKRYTLPKDNIITPNLNLTLVKKFCISHIH